In Solea senegalensis isolate Sse05_10M linkage group LG18, IFAPA_SoseM_1, whole genome shotgun sequence, a single window of DNA contains:
- the stub1 gene encoding E3 ubiquitin-protein ligase CHIP, which produces MAGSPEKSSTAQELKEQGNRLFLCRKYQEAATCYSKAINRNPSVAVYYTNRALCHVKLQQHDKALADCKHALELDSQSVKAHFFLGQCHLELENYDEAIGNLQKAYNLAKEQRLNFGDDIPSALRIAKKKRWNSIEEKRINQENELHAYLTKLILAEKERELEEYKEKQDDNQNEGETAKIASKHDKYLMDMDELFSQVDEKRKKREIPDYLCGKISFELMREPCITPSGITYDRKDIEEHLQRVGHFDPVTRSPLTQDQLIPNLAMKEVIDAFIQENGWVEDY; this is translated from the exons ATGGCCGGCAGCCCGGAGAAGAGTTCAACCGCGCAGGAGCTGAAAGAGCAGGGGAACCGGCTGTTCCTCTGTCGCAAGTACCAGGAGGCTGCTACATGCTACAGCAAAGCTATT AACCGTAATCCGTCTGTGGCAGTGTACTACACCAACAGGGCTCTCTGCCatgtgaagctgcagcagcatgaCAAAGCTCTGGCAGATTGTAAGCATGCTCTGGAGCTGGACAGCCAGTCAGTCAAGGCCCACTTCTTCTTGGGCCAGTGTCACCTGGAGCTGGAGAACTATGATGAAGCCATTGGCAATCTGCAGAAAG CATATAATCTGGCAAAGGAGCAGAGGCTGAATTTCGGAGACGACATCCCCAGTGCCTTGCGCATTGCCAAGAAGAAACGCTGGAACAGCATTGAGGAGAAGCGCATTAACCAAGAGAACGAGTTGCACGCTTATTTGACCAAACTCATACTGGCTGAGAAGGAACG TGAACTTGAAGAATACAAAGAAAAGCAGGATGACAATCAAAATGAGGGTGAAACTGCCAAGATTGCATCAAAACAT GACAAGTACCTAATGGACATGGACGAGCTCTTCTCTCAAGTGGacgagaaaagaaaa AAGCGGGAGATCCCAGATTACCTGTGTGGGAAGATCAGCTTTGAGCTGATGAGAGAGCCCTGTATCACACCCAGCGGCATCACCTACGACCGCAAGGACATTGAAGAGCACCTACAG CGGGTGGGTCACTTTGACCCCGTTACCAGGAGTCCTCTGACCCAGGACCAGCTGATCCCAAACTTGGCCATGAAGGAGGTCATCGATGCCTTTATCCAGGAGAACGGCTGGGTGGAGGACTACTGA
- the metrn gene encoding meteorin, producing MSAPVVWINAIWILIFAICEMALSNYSEDQCSWRGSGLSQQQGSVEQISLHCSEGTLDWLYPKGALRLTLSPRLPSVAVGPGAGSSSGLITACVKPSEQFHGAQLYLERDGVLELLVGDRLETSPPPRVRCFSRLPGEKVALFLQATPHQDISRRIASFRYELRGDWTARLALDSNTISSEDACRPCNNTEILMAVCTSDFVVRGNIQSVEEDENLKAAVIKVSATRVFRQKYALFTGNSRLTSKGEIRTLLHCGVKPGPGSFLFTGRVHFGEAWLGCAPRYKDFQRAYTIAKAAQQIPCELPID from the exons ATGTCTGCGCCGGTTGTTTGGATTAACGCAATTTGGATTTTAATTTTTGCCATTTGTGAAATGGCTCTTTCCAACTATTCTGAGGACCAGTGCAGCTGGAGAGGAAG TGGTTTGTCGCAGCAGCAGGGCAGCGTGGAGCAGATCTCCCTCCACTGCTCTGAGGGGACCCTGGACTGGCTGTACCCCAAAGGCGCCCTGcgtctcaccctctcacctcgCCTCCCCTCTGTGGCCGTGGGGCCCGGGGCCGGCAGCAGCTCGGGCCTCATCACCGCCTGCGTCAAGCCCTCGGAGCAGTTCCACGGGGCCCAGCTCTACCTGGAGAGGGACGGGgtcctggagctgctggtcgggGACCGCCTCGAGACCTCGCCCCCGCCCAGGGTCCGGTGCTTCAGCCGCTTGCCCGGCGAGAAGGTGGCGCTGTTCCTGCAAGCTACGCCCCACCAGGACATCAGCAGGCGGATCGCGTCCTTCCGCTACGAGCTGAGAGGGGACTGGACCGCCCGCCTGGCACTGGACTCCAACACCATCAGCAGTGAAG ATGCCTGCAGACCCTGCAACAACACTGAGATTCTGATGGCTGTGTGCACCAGTGACTTTG TGGTGCGTGGGAACATCCAGTCGGTGGAGGAAGACGAGAACTTGAAGGCCGCCGTGATCAAAGTCAGCGCCACGCGCGTCTTCCGTCAGAAGTACGCGCTGTTCACCGGCAACAGCCGCCTCACCAGCAAAGGCGAGATCAGGACTCTGCTGCACTGCGGCGTCAAACCGGGACCCGGCAGCTTCCTGTTCACCGGCCGGGTCCACTTTGGCGAGGCGTGGCTAGGCTGTGCGCCGCGCTACAAAGACTTCCAGAGGGCGTACACGATCGCCAAAGCAGCCCAGCAGATTCCCTGTGAACTGCCCATCGACTGA